From one Paeniglutamicibacter psychrophenolicus genomic stretch:
- the speB gene encoding agmatinase: MSLHHFDPIGPTSGQELPRYAGFATFARLPRFEDVAKVDVGILGVPFDAGVTYRPGARFGPSHIRQASRLLRSYNPVIELDPFREIQVADCGDVACNPFAIDEALVQIQAAVDSYLDAGTRLVVLGGDHTVALPVLRAIAKKHGPVAVVHFDAHLDTWDTYFGESYTHGSPFRRASEEGLIDRQASVHVGTRGPIYSADDLTADRNLGFTPIHVREFLRRPLDSIIEEILALVGTRPLYVSIDIDVLDPAHAPGTGTPEPGGLTSRELLEMIRAFAGANLVSADIVEVAPAYDHAEITGFAAASIAYELISVMASHSFGNQTNKTPGNDS, from the coding sequence ATGTCTTTACACCATTTCGACCCGATCGGTCCCACTTCAGGGCAGGAACTCCCCCGGTACGCGGGATTTGCAACTTTCGCTCGCCTGCCTCGTTTTGAAGACGTCGCCAAAGTGGACGTCGGCATTCTAGGTGTGCCATTCGATGCGGGTGTCACCTACCGCCCCGGGGCCCGATTCGGGCCAAGCCACATCCGACAAGCTTCACGGTTGCTCCGATCCTACAACCCCGTCATTGAGCTTGATCCTTTTCGAGAAATACAAGTTGCAGACTGCGGCGATGTGGCATGCAATCCCTTCGCAATCGACGAGGCCCTGGTCCAAATCCAGGCCGCTGTAGACTCTTATCTAGACGCCGGAACGAGATTAGTAGTACTGGGCGGTGACCACACAGTGGCGCTCCCAGTACTACGAGCCATCGCCAAAAAACACGGCCCTGTTGCGGTCGTACATTTCGACGCTCACCTCGATACCTGGGATACATACTTTGGCGAAAGCTACACCCACGGTTCACCCTTCCGCAGAGCCTCAGAGGAAGGTCTTATCGATCGTCAGGCAAGCGTGCATGTCGGAACTAGAGGACCAATCTACAGTGCAGATGACCTCACCGCCGACCGCAATCTCGGGTTTACTCCGATTCACGTACGCGAGTTCCTACGTCGACCGCTCGACAGCATCATTGAAGAAATCTTGGCACTCGTCGGAACACGCCCTCTCTATGTTTCGATCGATATTGATGTTCTCGATCCGGCACATGCCCCAGGGACCGGCACTCCCGAACCAGGTGGATTAACCAGCCGGGAACTCCTTGAGATGATTCGAGCATTCGCCGGAGCTAATCTCGTTTCGGCAGACATCGTCGAGGTCGCCCCCGCATATGATCACGCGGAAATCACGGGCTTTGCGGCAGCATCAATCGCTTACGAACTCATTTCAGTTATGGCGAGCCATTCATTCGGTAATCAAACTAACAAGACTCCCGGGAATGACTCATGA
- a CDS encoding sodium:solute symporter, whose amino-acid sequence MIINYATIVLYFLVILGVGFLAMRRTRNTEDFAVAGRRLGPVLYSGTLAAVVLGGGATMGSARLGYEYGISGFWLVFMFGFGVLVLSLVFGRKLANLRVFTVSEMLANRYGVASRYISACIMIVYDLMIAVTATIGIGSVFDVVLGVPKFWGILIGGGIMVIYATVGGMWALTLTDILQFGVMIVGFLLVMLPLTLAKVDGVAGLVERLPASYFDPMAIGGGTIVTFLFIYFFGILIGQDVWQRAFTARSPRVTVWAGAAAGIICIVFGCAIALMGAAAKVILPNLTNTDNTLPALISEIMPVGLAGLAIAAILSALMSTASACILAVSTISTRDILSTRYGHTAKDGMAHGRLVTFVTGIVVIGLAVVVGDVLAALTIAYNLLVGGLFVPIVGAMLWKQATKWGALAGMVLGSLTVIAFMIRDGLLANEPIYYSLTVSVVVFVIVSLLTRNPDPTEVSESLSADSLGYRDEYAEKG is encoded by the coding sequence ATGATCATCAACTACGCAACGATAGTCCTTTACTTCTTGGTGATTCTCGGTGTCGGTTTTCTAGCTATGCGACGGACTCGTAACACGGAGGACTTCGCAGTCGCGGGACGCCGGCTGGGACCTGTTCTCTACTCTGGAACTCTCGCCGCTGTCGTACTTGGCGGGGGCGCTACCATGGGAAGCGCCCGCCTCGGTTATGAATACGGCATATCAGGATTCTGGCTTGTGTTCATGTTCGGTTTCGGAGTCCTTGTTCTCAGTCTGGTGTTCGGGAGGAAACTTGCGAACCTACGAGTCTTCACGGTCAGCGAAATGCTTGCGAACAGGTATGGTGTCGCGTCTCGTTATATCAGTGCTTGCATCATGATTGTGTACGACTTGATGATCGCCGTTACAGCCACGATCGGAATCGGCTCTGTTTTCGATGTGGTCTTGGGAGTTCCGAAATTCTGGGGAATCCTTATTGGCGGTGGAATCATGGTTATCTATGCAACTGTCGGTGGAATGTGGGCCCTTACTCTCACCGACATTTTACAATTCGGTGTCATGATTGTCGGCTTCTTGCTTGTCATGCTGCCGCTCACCCTGGCTAAAGTCGATGGTGTGGCCGGACTCGTCGAACGTCTACCGGCATCATATTTCGACCCAATGGCCATCGGCGGTGGCACCATCGTTACGTTCTTGTTTATATATTTCTTCGGGATCCTGATTGGACAAGACGTTTGGCAACGAGCGTTCACTGCAAGAAGTCCTCGTGTAACAGTGTGGGCTGGCGCCGCCGCAGGAATAATCTGCATAGTCTTCGGATGCGCCATAGCACTGATGGGCGCAGCGGCAAAGGTGATTCTGCCCAATCTAACTAACACTGACAACACCCTTCCCGCTCTCATCAGTGAAATCATGCCAGTAGGCTTGGCCGGCCTTGCCATCGCCGCCATCCTATCGGCGCTCATGTCGACGGCAAGTGCGTGCATCCTGGCGGTCTCGACAATCTCCACACGCGACATCCTCAGCACCCGTTATGGCCACACGGCCAAAGACGGAATGGCCCACGGACGGCTCGTTACATTCGTAACCGGCATCGTAGTCATCGGACTAGCAGTCGTCGTTGGCGACGTGCTCGCTGCGCTAACCATTGCATATAACCTTCTAGTCGGCGGGCTCTTCGTCCCGATTGTTGGAGCTATGCTCTGGAAACAAGCGACAAAATGGGGAGCTCTTGCGGGGATGGTCTTGGGCAGCTTAACCGTCATAGCGTTCATGATTCGAGACGGTCTGCTCGCCAACGAGCCCATTTACTACAGCCTCACCGTCAGCGTTGTGGTCTTCGTGATAGTCAGTCTGCTCACGAGAAACCCGGATCCTACGGAGGTCAGCGAATCCCTCTCTGCGGATTCGCTGGGGTACCGAGACGAGTATGCCGAAAAGGGGTAG
- a CDS encoding transposase: MPDAAARPTRNWLKAQPEGFRPGIKVATLAPFRGYANAIDEQLPDAVTFLDAFHVVKLGPP; this comes from the coding sequence ATCCCAGACGCAGCGGCAAGGCCTACGCGCAACTGGCTCAAGGCTCAACCCGAAGGTTTCAGACCCGGGATCAAGGTCGCGACCCTCGCCCCGTTCCGCGGCTATGCCAACGCCATCGACGAACAGCTGCCCGACGCCGTCACTTTCCTGGACGCGTTCCACGTCGTCAAGCTCGGTCCTCCATAG
- a CDS encoding APC family permease — MRRKPIDEIEEENKHSGLHKSLGLWQLTAIGIGGIINIPAIAVCVLVSWILSRGTKAFGRFELVAVAFKVVLILFIIGLGIFYIDTGNYNPFMPSGFGPVMAGAATVFFAVFGYDAMSTAAEESTDGKKHMPKAIIFSLVIAMLLYVAATLVLTGMQNYRDIDPTAGFASAFNGVGLPVIATIISVFAVLSILTVMLTFLLGVTRVWFSMSRDGLLPGWFSKTDRHGTPQRVTWIAGIASALLAGVFPIKAVADLTNIGILAAFVVVCLSVIIFRYKRPDTPRTFRLPFMPVVPAFGMLASGFLMLQLHWETWLRFVIWLVVGLAIYFTYGRKHSLMNPNSPRHGERVVLPHADT; from the coding sequence ATGCGGCGAAAGCCCATCGATGAAATCGAGGAAGAGAACAAGCACAGCGGCCTGCACAAGTCCCTCGGACTGTGGCAATTGACCGCGATCGGTATCGGTGGCATCATCAACATCCCCGCCATCGCCGTCTGCGTCCTGGTGAGCTGGATCCTCTCCCGCGGCACCAAGGCCTTCGGCCGCTTCGAGCTGGTGGCCGTCGCGTTCAAGGTCGTGTTGATCCTGTTCATCATCGGCCTGGGCATCTTCTACATCGACACCGGGAACTACAACCCGTTCATGCCTTCCGGGTTCGGCCCCGTGATGGCCGGAGCCGCAACGGTGTTCTTCGCGGTCTTCGGCTACGACGCCATGAGCACCGCGGCCGAGGAGTCCACCGACGGCAAGAAGCACATGCCCAAAGCCATCATCTTTTCCTTGGTCATTGCCATGCTGCTCTACGTGGCGGCCACACTGGTGCTCACCGGCATGCAGAACTACCGGGACATCGACCCGACCGCCGGGTTCGCCTCCGCGTTCAACGGCGTGGGACTCCCGGTCATCGCCACGATCATCTCCGTGTTCGCGGTCCTGTCCATCCTCACCGTGATGCTGACCTTCCTGCTGGGAGTGACCCGCGTCTGGTTCTCCATGAGCCGCGACGGGCTGCTCCCCGGCTGGTTCTCCAAGACCGACCGCCACGGGACACCCCAGCGCGTCACCTGGATCGCCGGCATCGCCTCCGCGCTGCTGGCGGGAGTCTTCCCGATCAAGGCCGTCGCGGACCTGACCAACATCGGCATCCTGGCCGCCTTCGTGGTGGTCTGCCTGTCAGTGATCATCTTCCGCTACAAGAGGCCCGACACACCACGGACCTTCCGGCTGCCCTTCATGCCGGTGGTCCCCGCATTCGGCATGCTGGCCTCCGGGTTCCTGATGCTCCAGCTGCACTGGGAGACCTGGCTGAGATTCGTCATCTGGCTGGTGGTCGGCCTGGCCATCTACTTCACCTACGGTCGCAAGCACTCGCTGATGAACCCCAATAGCCCCCGCCACGGCGAACGCGTCGTGCTGCCGCACGCGGACACGTAG
- a CDS encoding HNH endonuclease, which yields MPSPLLITLLIALPFVIGSSTNSVGLGILVFILILIANPIVRMIRKNRYFGSEHFQVLRAETGAVVAEHNEVVNYVQEIRSQGSFELGASSTGQHAHLATFENTSTWNNNRNRNVAEYAPHVHNASLQVVRNASTDPIKYLMKYFSIKADQGTLADVQRVSDDISRLEDAVDNVKGREADITAKIDPPAFILKHYSDEFWNQIGVDLSPITVPYPQYKFQYTSAGGNSGQTVGIELNTSTLDTLSSILVEKIRWTKSAAGQRALMTAKLRGQIKERDGYACLQCGVSVASEPHLLLEVDHIMPVSKGGLSTFENLQTLCWRCNRSKGAKIIA from the coding sequence ATGCCCTCGCCGCTCCTGATCACGCTACTCATTGCACTCCCATTCGTCATCGGATCAAGTACGAATAGCGTCGGCCTCGGAATACTCGTGTTTATCTTGATCCTCATCGCTAACCCCATCGTCCGCATGATTCGCAAGAACCGGTACTTTGGGTCCGAGCACTTCCAAGTACTGAGGGCTGAGACCGGTGCAGTCGTTGCCGAGCATAACGAGGTCGTTAATTACGTCCAAGAGATCCGCAGCCAAGGCTCGTTCGAGCTCGGAGCATCATCCACAGGCCAGCACGCGCACCTCGCCACGTTTGAAAACACTTCTACTTGGAACAACAACAGAAATCGCAATGTCGCGGAGTACGCCCCACACGTACACAATGCTTCCTTGCAGGTCGTGCGCAATGCGAGCACTGATCCGATCAAGTACCTGATGAAGTACTTCTCCATAAAGGCCGATCAGGGGACCCTCGCAGACGTCCAGCGAGTTTCCGATGACATCTCGCGGCTGGAAGATGCAGTTGACAACGTTAAGGGGCGCGAGGCGGATATCACCGCGAAAATCGACCCGCCTGCGTTTATCCTCAAGCACTACAGCGATGAGTTCTGGAATCAGATTGGCGTTGACTTGTCGCCCATCACGGTCCCGTACCCGCAGTACAAGTTCCAATACACATCCGCCGGCGGCAACAGTGGACAGACGGTGGGCATCGAACTCAACACGTCGACGCTTGACACACTGTCTTCGATACTCGTCGAGAAAATCCGCTGGACGAAGTCCGCAGCCGGACAACGGGCGCTGATGACAGCGAAGCTGCGTGGCCAAATCAAGGAGCGTGACGGGTATGCGTGCTTGCAGTGCGGTGTTTCGGTTGCTTCTGAGCCCCATCTATTACTCGAAGTTGATCACATCATGCCGGTATCCAAAGGCGGTCTCAGCACTTTCGAGAATCTCCAGACGCTCTGCTGGCGGTGCAACCGTTCAAAAGGCGCAAAAATCATCGCTTAG
- a CDS encoding carboxylate-amine ligase, which produces MRTFGVEEEFLIVDPVNGVPLPLSAEVMDLHGASVRVAGPSARQMLSAELHQEQLEVITHPHSSLDSLATEILEGRAYADSLARKAGARIVALATSPLAVSPHPTRNERYDALVEKYALTAREQLTCGLHVHVSVGSDEEGVAVLDRIRSWLPSLMALSSNSPFWNGQDSGYASFRTQAWNRWSSAGPMEVLGSARAYHALVADIAATTVVINPDFDARLSARHPTVEIRVSDVCLDPRDTVLIAALVRALVETAAREWAAGVEPDRVPAMVLRQGVWMASRWGIRAELLHPATHRPDTARHVISALLDHVRDALNDSGDAAYVEKARHRILSNGTGATKQRQSYDRNGRLADVVTDAIGITHQEPDDRHTSANGSPSWTWRPLAEAVA; this is translated from the coding sequence GTGCGTACCTTTGGTGTTGAAGAAGAATTCCTGATCGTGGACCCCGTCAACGGGGTCCCCCTGCCCCTGTCCGCGGAGGTGATGGACCTCCACGGCGCAAGCGTGCGGGTGGCGGGCCCTTCTGCCCGGCAGATGCTGTCCGCAGAGCTGCATCAGGAGCAACTCGAGGTCATCACGCACCCGCACAGCAGCCTGGACTCTCTCGCCACGGAGATATTGGAGGGTCGCGCCTACGCCGACTCGCTCGCCCGAAAAGCCGGTGCGCGGATCGTCGCCCTGGCCACCTCTCCGCTGGCGGTCTCACCCCATCCCACCCGAAACGAACGCTATGACGCCCTGGTGGAAAAGTATGCCCTGACGGCGCGCGAGCAGCTGACCTGTGGACTCCATGTCCACGTGTCGGTCGGCTCGGATGAGGAGGGCGTAGCCGTTCTGGATCGCATCAGGTCCTGGCTGCCCTCGCTCATGGCGTTGAGCTCGAATTCCCCGTTCTGGAACGGCCAGGACAGCGGCTACGCCAGTTTCCGCACCCAGGCCTGGAACCGGTGGTCCTCCGCCGGTCCGATGGAGGTCTTAGGGTCGGCGCGGGCCTACCACGCGCTGGTGGCGGACATAGCAGCCACCACAGTGGTCATCAACCCGGATTTTGACGCCCGGCTCTCCGCCCGGCACCCCACCGTCGAGATCCGGGTGTCAGATGTTTGCCTTGATCCCCGGGATACCGTCCTGATCGCAGCCCTGGTACGGGCCCTGGTGGAGACCGCCGCCCGGGAATGGGCGGCCGGAGTGGAACCCGACAGGGTTCCAGCCATGGTCCTGCGCCAAGGGGTCTGGATGGCCAGCCGGTGGGGTATCCGCGCCGAACTGCTCCACCCCGCAACCCACAGGCCTGACACCGCGAGGCATGTAATTTCGGCACTCCTTGACCATGTCCGGGATGCGCTGAACGACTCAGGTGACGCGGCCTACGTCGAGAAAGCCCGGCACCGGATCCTCAGCAACGGAACAGGCGCCACCAAACAGCGGCAGTCCTACGATCGAAACGGGCGACTGGCAGACGTCGTCACCGACGCCATCGGCATTACGCACCAGGAACCCGACGATCGGCACACATCGGCGAACGGCTCACCGAGTTGGACATGGAGGCCGTTGGCCGAGGCCGTGGCCTAG
- a CDS encoding chromosome segregation ATPase — protein MLNPSNHSAFTRRLAAAIVVPGILTSMLLFAPQATAAPGSSGAAAGICSGVVNQLAHRGTVQENLLKASAKKNADIIARLQGERTALQANADSLTAQIADADSAISALDAAGLELDAQLKTAGENLTALQSEQATTNDAVLAAQGALEELQAQKLATESQLAPLQEAEVQAKAAAAELERSAEDIKAQIVAKKAEISAAEVERAALEAAATAAAEALAGKKTEIAQAERELTELSDTAEAAAAVVGDAQKAVSDAENELQDLDAAGTAAQAEVDAQLAKIGDAKSTLADVQRRAGDAAAAVDARNAAISAAKDGLTSLQTSALDAAETLAAKNAAIATAQGQLDTLRSAADDAAAAVTANNNKLATVTAEIAALQQQVTAKNAEITAKQAQISTAQEELAALAASKTTLEADITDITKQISDIKGNSPEKTRLQALRKAKQEELAAVNAQISSKNATIAGYQGDLTTLQNAVNTLNSQLQSKQQESSALQQQAAPLQASLTAANDAVSTKQAEIAALKDQIPDLQAAITAANGAVATKQGELESLQGELRTLEDAAADAAAAFTAQDQVLADLEAALPTLTEGLAASQEAIAAQKLVVDRLNGDLADATAAHTAAQSAVDTKAAELQDLQGQLPDLEKAVPDANAAVAAKQGEIAALNGDMDKLVATLTGLNSQIATKEAEILDLQKRVAPLLAQLNGLNGEISATENQLKDLQAQLTRLDIQVTNAQAELSTLQAKKGANKDAIAAQKKTVIGLQDQLGTVQNQIRAVDGQIALGGCVA, from the coding sequence ATGCTTAATCCGTCGAATCACTCTGCCTTCACGCGCCGTCTGGCCGCCGCAATCGTCGTGCCCGGCATCCTTACCAGCATGCTGCTGTTCGCTCCGCAGGCAACAGCGGCCCCAGGTTCCAGCGGCGCGGCCGCAGGCATCTGTTCAGGGGTGGTGAACCAGTTGGCTCACCGCGGTACCGTGCAAGAGAACTTGCTCAAGGCTTCCGCCAAGAAGAACGCCGACATTATCGCCCGGCTCCAGGGCGAGCGGACGGCGCTGCAGGCCAACGCCGACAGCCTGACGGCCCAGATCGCCGACGCTGATTCAGCCATTTCGGCGCTGGACGCCGCGGGGCTGGAACTCGATGCCCAGCTGAAGACTGCCGGTGAGAACCTCACCGCACTTCAGTCCGAGCAGGCCACAACCAACGACGCCGTTCTCGCCGCGCAAGGCGCACTCGAGGAGTTGCAGGCGCAAAAACTGGCCACCGAAAGCCAGCTGGCACCGCTGCAGGAAGCGGAAGTGCAAGCCAAGGCGGCCGCCGCGGAGTTGGAGCGGAGCGCCGAGGATATCAAGGCCCAAATCGTTGCGAAGAAAGCCGAGATCAGCGCCGCGGAGGTCGAACGAGCAGCACTCGAGGCCGCCGCAACCGCGGCTGCAGAAGCACTTGCGGGGAAGAAGACCGAGATCGCCCAGGCGGAGCGCGAGCTGACGGAACTGTCCGACACGGCCGAAGCTGCCGCAGCCGTCGTTGGCGACGCACAGAAGGCCGTCAGCGACGCCGAGAACGAGCTACAGGATCTGGATGCGGCGGGCACCGCCGCCCAGGCGGAAGTCGATGCCCAGCTGGCCAAGATCGGCGACGCCAAATCGACGCTGGCCGACGTTCAGCGACGTGCAGGCGACGCCGCGGCCGCTGTCGATGCCAGAAACGCCGCGATCTCCGCAGCCAAGGACGGACTGACGTCGCTGCAGACGTCAGCGCTGGACGCTGCCGAAACACTCGCGGCCAAGAACGCGGCGATCGCCACTGCGCAGGGGCAACTCGATACCTTGCGGTCCGCTGCCGACGACGCTGCCGCGGCGGTCACGGCCAACAACAACAAGCTCGCAACCGTGACGGCGGAAATCGCAGCACTGCAGCAGCAGGTCACCGCGAAGAACGCCGAAATCACGGCCAAGCAGGCCCAGATTTCGACGGCGCAGGAGGAGCTCGCAGCGCTGGCCGCCAGCAAGACAACGCTGGAAGCCGACATCACGGATATCACCAAGCAGATCTCGGACATCAAGGGCAACAGCCCCGAGAAGACTCGCCTGCAGGCATTGCGGAAGGCCAAGCAGGAGGAGTTGGCCGCAGTAAACGCCCAGATCAGCAGCAAGAACGCCACGATTGCCGGGTACCAGGGAGACCTGACGACGCTCCAAAACGCGGTCAACACCCTCAATTCCCAACTCCAATCCAAGCAGCAGGAGAGCAGCGCCCTGCAGCAGCAGGCGGCGCCGCTCCAGGCCTCCCTGACCGCCGCCAATGACGCGGTCTCGACCAAGCAAGCCGAGATCGCCGCCCTCAAGGACCAGATCCCCGACCTCCAGGCGGCCATCACCGCAGCCAACGGTGCCGTCGCTACCAAGCAGGGCGAGCTCGAGTCGCTGCAGGGCGAGCTGCGCACGCTTGAGGATGCCGCGGCCGACGCCGCGGCTGCCTTCACGGCGCAGGATCAGGTCCTGGCGGACCTCGAAGCGGCACTGCCGACGCTGACCGAGGGCCTGGCTGCCAGCCAGGAGGCCATCGCCGCCCAAAAGCTTGTCGTCGACAGGCTTAACGGCGATCTGGCCGACGCGACTGCTGCCCACACTGCGGCGCAGTCCGCCGTCGACACGAAGGCCGCCGAGCTCCAGGACCTGCAGGGACAGTTGCCGGACCTTGAGAAGGCAGTACCCGACGCCAATGCCGCGGTGGCTGCGAAGCAAGGCGAGATCGCGGCCCTCAATGGCGACATGGACAAGCTGGTGGCGACCCTCACCGGGCTCAACAGCCAGATCGCAACGAAGGAGGCCGAAATTCTCGACCTCCAGAAGAGGGTGGCTCCGCTGTTGGCACAGCTGAACGGGCTCAACGGCGAAATCAGCGCCACCGAGAACCAGTTGAAGGACCTGCAGGCACAGCTGACCAGGCTCGACATCCAGGTGACGAACGCCCAGGCGGAGCTGAGCACACTTCAGGCGAAGAAGGGCGCAAACAAGGACGCCATTGCAGCACAGAAGAAAACCGTGATCGGCCTGCAGGATCAGCTCGGCACGGTCCAGAACCAGATCCGGGCTGTCGACGGGCAGATAGCGCTTGGGGGCTGCGTCGCCTGA